One Vigna unguiculata cultivar IT97K-499-35 chromosome 7, ASM411807v1, whole genome shotgun sequence genomic region harbors:
- the LOC114192294 gene encoding EPIDERMAL PATTERNING FACTOR-like protein 5 — MRHHHRFHWLKAFTTFSFLFFSSASAVTTPTPQLSGGAVNHLNREEKQNGSPAVPVERLVAGEKRFGGPGSSPPSCRSKCGWCSPCTPVHVPVQPGLIIRLEYYPEAWRCKCGNKLFMP; from the exons ATGCGCCACCACCATCGCTTCCACTGGTTGAAAGCCTTCACCaccttctcttttctcttcttctcttccgCTTCAGCCGTAACAACTCCCACCCCACAGCTCA gtGGTGGGGCTGTGAATCACCTTAACCGGGAAGAGAAGCAAAATGGGTCACCGGCGGTGCCGGTGGAGAGACTTGTGGCTGGGGAGAAGAGATTCGGCGGGCCGGGGTCGTCGCCGCCGTCGTGCAGATCCAAGTGCGGTTGGTGCAGTCCTTGCACACCCGTTCACGTTCCAGTTCAACCCGGTTTAATAATTCGCCTCGAGTACTACCCAGAAGCATGGCGTTGCAAGTGTGGGAACAAGCTTTTTATGCCATGA